CTTCAAATTCGTTTGCAAGCCAATCAATAATTGCATTATCAAAATCATCTCCACCTAAGAAAGCATTTCCATCAGTAGATAATACTTCAAAAGTACCGTCACCAATTTCTAATGTTGTAACATCAAATGTTCCTCCACCTAAATCATAAACAAGAACTTTTTCTTCACCTTTTTTATCTAAACCATAAGCTAAAGAAGCAGCAGTTGGTTCGTTAATGATTCTAAGAACATTTAAACCAGCAATAGTACCAGCTTCTTGAGTTGCTTTTCTTTGTGCATCATTAAAATAAGCAGGAACAGTAATAACAGCATCTGTTACTTCTCCACCTAAATATTCTTCTGCATCAGTTTTTAATTTTCCTAAAATTTTTGCTGAAATTTCTTGAGGCGTATATACTTTATCAGCAATCTCTACAGCAGCAGAACCATTTCTATCAACGATTTTATATCCAACTTTAGATTGTGCATCTTTAGCATGTTCTTCGTCCATCATTAAACCCATAATTCTTTTAATAGAATATATCGTTTTTTCTGGATTTGTGATTGCTTGTCTTTTTGCAGGATCTCCTACTAAAACTTCACCTTTATCTGTAAATGCTACGATTGAAGGAGTTGTATTTTTCCCTTCTTTATTAGGGATAATTTTTGCTTCTCCCCCTTCATAAACTGCTATACACGAGTTTGTTGTACCTAAATCTATTCCAATTACTTTACCCATAATTCTTCCTTATATTTATTATTAATTTTAATTTAATTTCAATAGTTTAATGACATGTCGGTCACTTTTTAGTATCTAGAAAACTATGCTCTAAACACTATCCCTAGTCCCTGTATTTGTAAAAAGTTTACTTTTTACAAATACTAACCATAGCTGCTCTTAAAAGTCGCTCTTTGAATTTATAACCTTTTTGCAATTGTTCTACAATAAAATTATCTTCATGATCAGGACTATCAATTTGCATTACAGCATTATGAAAATTAGGATCAAATTCCCCATCCGTTTCTACAAGTGTAATATCATGTTTTTCAAAAGCCGTATTAAAGTTTTTGATTGTTAAATCAATTCCTTCTTTAAGTTTCACTAATAGTTCTTCTGCACTTAGATCAGCATGTGAAGAAGCTAAAGCCATTTCAAGTGTATCAATTGATGTTAATAAATCTTTTGCAAATTTTTCACTGGCATAATCAATAGCTTGATATTTTTCTTTTTCTAAACGTTTTTTAACGTTTTCAAAGTCTGCATGAACACGGTAATATTTGTCTTCACTTTCTTTTAGTTTTTCTTCTAAAAGTGCTACTTTCTCTTCTAAAGAATCTTCTTTTTTAGCTTCTTTAGTTTCAACTTCTACTTCACCCTCAACAAGTACTTCTTCTGGTGATGTTTCATTTAAATCAACAGTTACTTCTTCTGTAACTTTTTCATCTTTTTTACTCAATATATTCTCCTAATTCAATGTAATTGTATTGTAAAAAAATTCATAATCTTTGGATAGTTCTCCAACTACAAACATTTTACTCTCTCGTCCATCAATTTTACAATTATGACAAATTGCGATATATCCTTCTGGTATTAAACCAGAAAAATATAAACCTTCTTCTAATCCTTCTAGGATTTTACCTTTTAAAAAATTATTAATTATTATGTCGTCGTAGTCATATTGTAATGCCAATGATAAAAATTCTTTTATGTTAAAAATATTAAAATCACTGTTTTGCAAATAAACATTAATAGCATTATAAACGTCCATCGCTCCAACTTGTTGAGATATTTTCACTATTGATTTTAAGTCAATGCTTATCATATCTTTAAGAAATCGGAATAAAGGATCAGAATACTTAACAGTAATCTCAAAAGAAGTGAATTCCAATAACATATACTTATTTTGTATGTTTATTAAATCCACAAGCACATCTGATTTATCTTCCAAAACAAAAACACTCACTCCAATTTTAGTAGCAAGATGCTCTATTGATTTTGAAAACACTGAGTCAAGTTTAAAATCCAGTTTACTTGTCCAATATTGTTTTAATGCTTCAGATGTGGGTGTTCTTCCAGAACTTACGTGTTCTTGTGCTAAATAACCTTCATCTCCTAACTTTTTAAAATACCCTCTAATTGTGGCAGGTGAATATCTAATATCGTACATAGATTTTAGTTGGGTTGAACCAATTGGTTCTAAGTGCTCGATATAAGCTTTAATAATAGATTGTAATAAAAATTCTTTTTTGTCTACCATTGTACCCTGCTTTTATTATTTTAGCACTTATATTCATATACTGCTAAAAATATTATACCAATTGAGTGTTTAATTGTCAAGTATATTTTAGCAAAGCAGATAGAAAAGTGCTAATTCTCTTTTTTTCTATAGTTAGGTACGTTAATATGGGACTTTTGAAAGTTATAGTTTGATACAAAGAAGTATTAAAATGAGCCAATCAAAAGACAAACTCATTATAATTTGTATTTTTAAAAAGAAACGGGAGTAATAACAGAGATATAAGAAGCGTGAATTTGCCCTTTATTCTCAATTTTATGAGGAATATCTGGGTTGAAACGAATACAATCACCTTTTTCTAAAATAAATTCTTTTTTATCCAAAGTAACTACAATTTCACCTTCTAATACATAATTACATTCTTCTCCACCTTTAGTATGAGGAATAAGTACTTCAGTAATACGATTAGGCTCTAAATTAACAAGAACCAATTCAACATCTCCTTGTAAATCTGGAACCAAAAGTTCACAAGAGTATAAAGGATCAGGAAAAGAAATTGTTTTTCTTTTATTTTTTCTTACTACATAAGCAGACTCATTATTTGTATTCATCTGAGTTTCTTCATCATTTGTAAATAAATGGGCTAAGGTAGTATTTAAAACTTTTGCAATTTTTCTTAGAGTTTCAACAGAACCCGAAGTAGAGCCATTTTCTAATAAGGATAACATAGCAACAGAAATAAGCGATTCTTTCGCTAATTGTCTTGCTGTCATTTTTTTTTGTTTTCTTAAAAGTTTTATTTTTTGTCCAACGTCCATCTCTTTTGGCATTAAAACCCCTTTTTAAGAAACTTGTATAAGTGAATAGTTTAAGTATATATCTACTTTAGGGTAGTTAAAAGCCGATTATTACTAAATTAATTTAATAAAATTAAACTTTTACTTTCTTATTTTGCAATTTTTGTTACTAATTGTATCAGCATAGTGGACATGGATTATTATTTTAGTTTAATTAAATAATTTAACTAAACTATGTGCTAAAGTTTAATCAGATTAAACAAATAAGTATTTTGTATAAAGATTAAAGGAAAAAAGATGACAATAGGTTTAGTAAAAGAAATTAAAGTTCATGAATATAGAGTTGGTTTAACACCAGATGATGTTGAGTCTTATGTAAATACAGGAAATATTGTTTATGTTGAAAAAGGTGCTGGAGAAGGTGCTGGCTTTGATGATGCTTTATACATTGAAGCAGGTGGATCTATTGTTGAAGACAAACAAAAACTTTTTGATGATTCTGAAATGATTATAAAAGTTAAAGAACCTTTACCAGAAGAATATGATTTTTTTCATGAAGGTCAAATTCTTTATACTTATTTACATATAGCAGCAGATAAACCCCAAGCGTTAGCATTATTAGCTAAAAAAGTAAAAGCCATTGCATATGAAACCATTACTAGCCCTGAGGGTGGATTACCTTGTTTAACACCAATGAGTGAGATTGCAGGAAGATTAGCAGCTCAAGAAGGTGCTAAGTACCTAGAAAAACCTTTTGGAGGACGTGGTGTATTATTAGGTGGAGTTCCTGGTGTTCAACGTGGTAATGTTGTTATTATTGGAGGAGGAATTGTTGGTCTTAATGCTTGTAAAATGGTAGTAGGATTAGGTGCGAATGTAACTGTATTAGATATTTCAGCTTCTAGACTTGCTTATTACGATGATTTATTTTCTTCAAAAGTAACTACCTTGTTTTCTAACAG
This Campylobacteraceae bacterium DNA region includes the following protein-coding sequences:
- the ald gene encoding alanine dehydrogenase, coding for MTIGLVKEIKVHEYRVGLTPDDVESYVNTGNIVYVEKGAGEGAGFDDALYIEAGGSIVEDKQKLFDDSEMIIKVKEPLPEEYDFFHEGQILYTYLHIAADKPQALALLAKKVKAIAYETITSPEGGLPCLTPMSEIAGRLAAQEGAKYLEKPFGGRGVLLGGVPGVQRGNVVIIGGGIVGLNACKMVVGLGANVTVLDISASRLAYYDDLFSSKVTTLFSNRANILKSIKEADLVIGAVLIPGAAAPKLISKDDLKLMKKASVIVDVAIDQGGCFETSHATYHDDPTFVVNDVLHYCVANMPGAVSLTSTLALTSTTLRHGLNIANKGLEKALADDIHLLNGLNTYDGKLTNEPVAKSLGIPYEPVTFS
- a CDS encoding cupin domain-containing protein, which codes for MPKEMDVGQKIKLLRKQKKMTARQLAKESLISVAMLSLLENGSTSGSVETLRKIAKVLNTTLAHLFTNDEETQMNTNNESAYVVRKNKRKTISFPDPLYSCELLVPDLQGDVELVLVNLEPNRITEVLIPHTKGGEECNYVLEGEIVVTLDKKEFILEKGDCIRFNPDIPHKIENKGQIHASYISVITPVSF
- the grpE gene encoding nucleotide exchange factor GrpE codes for the protein MSKKDEKVTEEVTVDLNETSPEEVLVEGEVEVETKEAKKEDSLEEKVALLEEKLKESEDKYYRVHADFENVKKRLEKEKYQAIDYASEKFAKDLLTSIDTLEMALASSHADLSAEELLVKLKEGIDLTIKNFNTAFEKHDITLVETDGEFDPNFHNAVMQIDSPDHEDNFIVEQLQKGYKFKERLLRAAMVSICKK
- a CDS encoding heat-shock protein; the encoded protein is MVDKKEFLLQSIIKAYIEHLEPIGSTQLKSMYDIRYSPATIRGYFKKLGDEGYLAQEHVSSGRTPTSEALKQYWTSKLDFKLDSVFSKSIEHLATKIGVSVFVLEDKSDVLVDLINIQNKYMLLEFTSFEITVKYSDPLFRFLKDMISIDLKSIVKISQQVGAMDVYNAINVYLQNSDFNIFNIKEFLSLALQYDYDDIIINNFLKGKILEGLEEGLYFSGLIPEGYIAICHNCKIDGRESKMFVVGELSKDYEFFYNTITLN